One segment of Solanum lycopersicum chromosome 1, SLM_r2.1 DNA contains the following:
- the LOC138344433 gene encoding uncharacterized protein has translation MLDSRECYGCGETGHIRRNCPKLSYRPPIARGRGGHGRGRYSGGRGGRGNGGNQNGRGDGQMGTTAAQHGRGNGKTGDRAHCYAFPGRSEAETSDAVITGNLLVCDCMASVLFYPGSTFSYVSSSFATVLNLHCELRDIPICVSTPVGESVIVEKLYRSCLVTFVGRNTYVDSVIIEMVDFDVIQGMTWLSPNFAILDCNAKIVTLDKPGTDPLLWEGDYTSTPVHLPGMPPDRDIDFCIDLEQGKLSETQDLVNYCTNPYPASGS, from the exons atgcttgactccagagagtgttatggatgtggggagactggacatattaggaggaattgtccaaaactgAGTTATAGACctccaatagctagaggtagaggtggtcatggtagaggccgttattctggaggacgtggtggccgaggtaatggtggtaaccaaaacggccggggtgacggacaaatgggaactactgcagcgcaacatggtaggggcaacgggaaAACAGgggatagggcccattgttacgcttttcctgggcggtcggaagcggagacatcagatgctgttatcacgggtaatcttttggtttgtgattgtatggcttctgtattattttatCCAGggtccacattttcatatgtatcttcctcatttgctactgttcttaatttacattgtgaattgcgtGACATACCTATTtgtgtgtctactccggtgggtgagtctgtgatagttgaaaaactatataggtcttgtttggtgacttttgtggggagaaatacttatgtagactcgGTTATcatagaaatggttgattttgatgtaattcagggtatgacttggctttctccaaattttgcgatcttggattgtaatgctaaaattgtgACGTTAgacaagcctgggacagatccgttattgtgggagggcgactacacttccactccggttc atcttcctggtatgccaccggatagagatattgatttttgcatcgATCTGGAAcagg gaaagctttcagaaactcaggACCTTGttaactactgcaccaatccttaccctgccagtggaagttaa